GGGTTTGTACTGGACGTTGCCCTCTGAATAACGATTTCCGTGCCCTGTAGATTTCCCAGCAACCACCAACAAAGATGCTGCAGCTGTTTCCAAGAGATCTAATGTATGGTTCTTGTCCACAATTCACTAGCCAGCTGTGTGTTCTCACAGCATTGACCAGAGGAGGCAGGCAAGAAGTAGTTAGGCTGAACAGCACACAGCCTCACTACCAGCACCATCAAAACCACTGCCACGTACCAATCTTAAAAAGATCAAGTGCTAATTGTGCATTATGAGTCACAAGAACATAAGacaggccctgctggatcacaccaatgcTCTGTCTAATCgctagggtgactctatggaaaggaggacaggactcctgtatctttaacagccgcatagaaaatttcagcaggtctcatttttatgcatggcagaggtggggggaagagagctGAGCTTTTGCTTTCATCTTGAATGAGTTCTTCGGTCTGCTCTACCCATTTCGAAAACACATCCTACATGCAAACAAGTATACCTACAAATTAGAAAAGCAAGAACTTAAAGATGAAATGTTTAACAGTTTAAGATGAAATGTTTAagacaccagtcttaaaatctcttcactggctgccaattagtttccgggcgaagtataaagtattggttatcacctttaaagccctacatggtttgggtccaggctgcctgcaggatcaccttctcccgtacaacccgccccgcacactcaggtcctctgggaagaatctacttcagtcagcaaagactaggctgacaaccattacccacagggccttctcttctgctgctcccagactgtggaatggcctgccggaggagactcgtcagcttgacagtcttttagcattcaagaaagctatcaagactgatctcttctggcaggcctatccaggggaattttaggtatgctttcattatttatttatttatttatttagaatatttatataccgttccccattgaaaaatttcggagcggtatacaaggtaaaatgaaaataaaaacagaataaaacagttaaaacaaaatttaaaaagaagcaaaaacagaaatccaaggctgcatgttaaagaaaggcttcttggaataaagatgtttccgccgaaaggagtacaaggttggcgcctgcctgacctccagaggcagggaattccacaggaggggggccaccacgctgaaggctcttcccctggtggattccaatcggaggatggatctatgtggaaccaccaggagcaggccctcggatgacctcagtgaccaggcaggttggtaagggagaaggcgctctctcaggtatcctggtcccaagttgtttagggctttgtacacaaggacaagaaccttaaacctggcccggtagcaaataggcagccagtgcagttccctcagcagaggagttacatgctggaaaggggcagctccagacaattattattattatttatttatatagcaccatcaatgtacatggtgctgtacagagtaaaacagtaaatagcaaggccctgccgcataggcttacaatctaataaaatcatagtaaaacaataaggaggggaagagaatgcaaacaggtacagggtagggtaagcaggcacagggtagggtaaaactaacagtagaaagtaacagtagaagtctgcacaacatcaacaacaacagccgagctgcacaacacaacaacaacagccgagctgcagcattctgcactagctccagcttccggagcagcttcaagggcagccccacatacagtgcgttgcagtaatccaatcttgaggctaccaatgcctgtaccaccgtggtcaagctatcccatAGATAGCTTTTAGGATGCTttgcttttaacagtgtatactacgtttttaatcagtattttatgtattttatgcttgctgttgtttcctgcctcaattcaatcagagaggcgggtaagaaataaattattattattattattattattattattattattattattattatctgaacaACACCCATATCCGATAATAAATGacctttttaaaatcctttgctAACATCAAACACTAGAACTAAACATTTGCCCATTCACCTGGAAACACAACAAATGAACTAACCTGAGGGGAAAAGCACTCGACTGATTTAACAAACCTTCGCACAATAAtcaaaacaacaaaaccttaatgcaaagggggggggggaagcagttcTTGACTTGTCAGGCATCCCCACCAAGGTCTGTAGTAACTCAAAGAATCTCCTTCATCTACTTGGAAGCCAAAGTGAGTTGAGAGCAATTTAAGTTAATCCATAAACAGCCAGCAAGCTTAATTGCcttgtctctggttgatcctgtCAACACTTAGCTGTAACCACACATTATTATCATTTGAAGTGTCGTCTTATATTATTTCCACTGTATTTTACTataagggtttttttgtgggggagactCAACGTATCTACAGCTCCCAGCGCTGCAAACTtattttagatagggtgaccatatgaaaaggaggacagggctcctgtatctttaacagttgcatagaagaggaaatttcagcaggtgtcatttgtatatatggagaacctggtgaaattccatcttcatcacaacagttaaaggtgcaggagctatactagagtgaccagatttaaaagagggcagggcacctgcagctttaactgctgtgatgaagagggattttcaccaggttctccgtatatacaaatgacacctgctgaaacttccttttcaatacagctgttaaagatacaggaaccctgtcctccttttcatatggtcaccctattttagattCTTTTATCATTTATATGAGGTCAGATCCAGAGAATTGTTCAATCCCCTGGGTTCCaggcttttaaagaaaagaatccaGAACCGTTCTCTTTTATTTAGTAATGCCTCgccccctctcactttttctatTGCCCAAAAAACCAAGGATTCTGGCCCATGTTTTACCAATGGTGTCCCTGTTTTTTGATGTCTTAAATTGTAAAAATGTTCACCTATCCTGATCTTCAGTGGCCTTGATGTTTTTCCTAAATAAATCTTATGGCAGggacaggtagggtgaccatatgaaaaggaggacagggctcctgtatctttaacagttgtattgaaaagggaatttcaacaggtgtcatttgtatatatggagaacctggtggaatttcctcttcatcacaccagttaaagctgcaggtgccctgccctcttttaaatctggtcactctagtatagctcctgcagcttcaactgtagtgatgaagaggaaaattcaccaggttccccatatatacaaatgacactggctgaaattccctttactatgcaactgtttatttatttatttatttatttcatttctacaccgcccaatagccggagctctctgggcggttcacaattaaaGATACTGTTATCTTTAATTCACTGTTAAAGTTTAGTTTAGtttcactgttaaagatacaggagccctgtcctccttttcatatggtcaccctacttgtaggccccttccaactctgctattctatgattctatgattctatgtgtataaaagggaatttcattctgtgaaataAGTGTAtcctccaggtgaaaggttaagaactgccccccccaacattccttcatggcggattctaagtgcatcttagacaaaggaaaaactttcaaccaatcagtgtcgaatgtaagctgtgatgtatgaattgtattcaccttatCTTGTATTAGCAATGTAACCTTGTTTGATTAATAGAGCATGggccagtaaagtccattagagataagcaaACTGACCAATTATGTCTTCTAACTGGTGATGTAATCATAGTCTATATATTCTAGAGGATCACTTAGTTCGGGGAggtcttaatttgcatttcccgctggagctccaatgttgcaacatttacaaataatttcattctgcaccaccaccatccactccaattggggccttttctataatgtccacgaatgacccattttcccctttaagacctcaattggagctcggggtgggggaatgatgtgcctcaagaaagcatgtcattccctcctgccatgctaaaggggaaggtgtgtcattccaggacattattgaaaattatagaaaacccccctgacaccatggaaagaacaaaaaccaggacaaatccagggaaatcctgacagttggtcaccctacacagtgaTCACTTCTCCAGCAGCTCATTTGACTTGAGAGGTGTAACGTTAAATACCCCTCCGAAAAAAGGGGCAACGACAGCACCAGGCTTGTTAAAGATGTAGACTTCCCTTCAACCCGCTTTTAACATTCAGATTAATTACATATAATGTGTATGTTTTCAAAAACTAAATGGTTTAAAAGGTGTCTcctgccaggtttttttttgggggggggcaggaatggaGAAGATCGGGTTAGCAAGGCTgtgcatgtctaatcagaagtaagccccattttagTTGGTCCcaaacaaccaggatgatcaggggtctggaaacaaagccctatgaagaaagactgaaagaactgggcatgtttagcctggagaagagaagattgaggggagacatgacagcactcttcaaatacttcaaaggttgtcacacagaggagggccaggagctcttctcgaccctcccagagtgcaggacacggaataatgagttataggaagccagattccggctggacatcaggaaaaacttcctgatggttcgagcagtacgacaatggaatcagttacctagggaggttgtgggctctcccacactagaagccttcaagaggcagctggacaatcatctgtcagggatgctttagggtggattcctgcattgagcaggggattggactcgatggccttgtaggccccttccaactctgctattctatgattctatgaaattattttttatttatttttagtaatgaacataagaacataagaagagccatgctggatcagaccaaaggtccatctactccagcactctgttcacacactggccaaccagctgtcgaccagggaccaacaaagcaggacatggtgcaacagcaccctcccacccatgttccccagcaatttgtgtacataggcttactgcctctgatactggaggtagcacataaccatcagggctagtagccattgatagccttctcctgcaggaatttatccaaccctctttcaaagccatccaaaggcCATCaacacaacttgtggtagtgaattccataatttaactatgcactgtgtgaagaagtaccgtatttcttcgattctaagacacactttcccccccatataaacatctctaaaaacggggtgcatcttagaatcgcgggtgtgattattattcttagaatcaaagctttttttctgttggtggtactgaaattagtgtgcgtcttacaatcgatggtgtcttacaatcgaagaaatacggtacttcctttaatttgtcctgaacctcccaccaatcagcttcttgggatgaccccgggttctagtattatgggagtggGAGAATGGATCAACACGCCCACGCCCCCATTAACTGCTGTAGAtctattggtttatttatttattgttgttgtttttatcttgctcCTCCAACAAAAAGGCTTTACTAATTAAGGTTGACTTAATCAGTAAAACTAAACAGTCCCGggttgcaggcttacaatctaagaagaTGCGAggaaacacaaggaaaaaggaagagggaagggaagaggggggaaattaactcTTAAACAGCTGAGCTGGTGGAACGGCCCTGCATTTCCCTCTCACTTCTCTCAGTCCAGCCTTCTTGCCCTGACAGGACAGGGGCAAGGTATACATccgaagaaaaagaaaggagaaggagagatTGCATCCAGTACCTGATCCATCCGATGAAAACAGCTCTGATCGTCCATACAGTCTTGGGTTCCCTCCCTCACTGCTGGCTTTCTTCTCCTTTTAGTGCAGTTCATATCAGTCATTGGTTAATCTGCTTTACACCCGACCCTTTCCAGCCAAATAAGATAACAATGCTTAGACAAATAACAGAGTAATCATGGCCCTGAGTAACTCAAGGGGTGTGAGTggatggagaggagagagaggtggCATATAAAAGAGCTGGGAGGGAAAAGGCGTCCAGAGTTTGGTAGGCTGGTGCAGGAGGACGCAGGAGCCGTTGGCGCTTCTGAAAGAAAGCCAAGGGGCGAAAGACCTTTGCCACCCAGTTGGGGAATGcatggaagaggactggcgtcaCCATGGTGTGCAACCTCATTTGCATCACATCCATCTTCATATACCTGTTATCCTTCGTCGGCCTGATCGGCAATCTCACGGTCCTTTTCGCCTTCATCAGCAACGCAATCCGGCACAAGGTGCTTCAGCCTCTGGACCGGATCATCGTCAACATGGCTCTGGTGAACTTCTTTCTCTGCTGCTACAAGACAATCCCTGGGCTCCTCACTTTGAGCATCAACAAAGTCTTTAGCGAACTGGGCTGCAGGATTCTTCTCTATACGTACCATACGCTAAGGCTGATCAGTATCTGGTCCGTGGAGAACTTGAGTTTCCTCCACCTCATCAAGATTCGAAGGCCCAACCACCGGTGGTCCAAGTTCATCTATAGGCACCAGGGGCAATATGTCAACGGCACCCTTGCCGGCTGCTGGGTATGCAGTATCCTCTTACAGATCCCTTATATGCAGTATGAGAAAACAGTGGGAAAGAGTAACAACACCATAGCGTTCCTGGCAATATCAACCTGTTTAAGATACACAGGGAGTTTTATCATAATGTTCACCACGTATGTGTCAGTCTGCTTGGACTTTGTCTTCATCATACTAGTCATTGTTCTCAATGGTTTCATTATTGACCTCCTCTATAAGCACAGCCGGAAGGTGAAGGCCACCACCTCCATCGCCAGCAGTGGCTGGAACAAGCACACCGCCCAGGCCACAAAGGTCTTGCTTTCGCTACTCTCCATATACGTGGTCTGCTGGATCTCCAACGATGTGGCCTGGATTGCCGTTGTCTCGGGATACATCAAGAGCAATTTTGAGAACGACGTCCTCTACGCGCTCTACGGCATCCTGTCTTCCATTTATTACTCTGCCAGTTCATACGTTGTGCTGTTTGGCTATAGAAAAGTCAGGGAGTACTTGCTGGAAGCCTGCTGGTGCTTGAGATGTGCGAGGCCCACCACGGTTCAGAGCATGTCCCAGGAAGAGGCACCCCAACGACAAACTTCCGACACCCAGGATCGCTAGCTGCCTTGCTCAAAACCATGAAATTCTGACCCCTGGCTGAGAAGACCACAACTTCAGAAGAAATCGTGTGCGTCTCTGGAGCCATTATTCCCTTGGAATATCTATGTTCCACCTCCTGGATCCTAATTGGTTGACATTTCCAGCTTTCTCATTGGTGGAAGAGGATATAAGAAGATTCCACAAGAAGGATGGCCATCAGACGTGCTTAGAGTGCAAAGCTGCTGCACTCCAACCTACGTTACTGCCTCTGGATCAACTCCACAGGTTGAAAGCTCATTGATTTCTCACCTTCCACCTTCAAATGGTGGAAGGTGGGCCACCTCCACCTTCCCAGTTGGCTCGTTTCAGGTAGCCTAATAatgggctttggggagggggaggatgccAGACCGCCAGGACCAGAGAAATGGGGAGAAGGAAGGCAAACCAGAGCCATTAGTGcaagggaggaagaaagaagtgAGCTGAACCCATAACATAGAGAAAGGGGAAAGCAAGAGAGCCAATGGCAGCTCAGGAATATTGACAGAGGAGGAGCACCAAGTTGATTGAAGACTATGCAGAgtagccacttatgcatcacctcCAACGGGAAATGCCTCACCCAAAAGGGAGAAGACATGGATTTGCATATGCTGACTTACAttcagatgcaaatgtagaaataattattataatttaaatacaaatttagtaCAACCCTGTTCAGATaccatgctaagccacagtggataAGCATTTCGAGTTAAACATTAGGGTTTAGCACGTCATGTGAACcgtgacttaggccatggctagacgagggggtaggagggtggcgatctcacgattttatggttgcgagatcgtcaccctggtctacacgtggcacgtgacatcgcggccgccattttggttttggttttttaaaagaaaatgagcacaggagcattCGAACGCCAggtaaatttgttgttgttgtttttaaaacaaacacacacacaccggttactcatgaggagctgggacaacccgcaacgcctgaccacacgttccacggtctcgagatcatcccgagaccgcggaaaaagcgggctataacggtagggtgaaatcccgggccaagggaaggatcatccctccctgcttctaggatcccctgtacgtcatatggacatacagggatgatcccaggatgatcccgggatataggcctggtctagccatggccttagtgagcggtgtgaaccatccctaaccagggtggctacataaccacagtttaaatacgctcactgaccatttgctgcaaaagggttgcgGGCTacctatggcttagtgtgctgtctgaacaggccctacatcTCACCTTAGGGGTGAAGACTGTGTCCAAGTGGCCTCTGAGCTTGCTCAGTCTTGTCCAGGAGCTAACCATTAATGGACCgcttcaaggcccagctttcTCCCCCTTCTTGTGGTTCTGCATCTTCAtactagacttggactggacagcccttcaagtagaagGCACctccaaacagaggacagtccttggaTAGCcatttaaatagaggactgtcctttgtagggcatgtgcacacacacccgaggactttgcagaattttcagcTTGGTGGCACTGTGGGAGGCATACCGCAAAGGAAGGTGAGGACAACCTCATAACCTGGGgaagtgttagggtgaccaactgtcaggatttccccggatttgtcctggtttttgttctttccatggtgtcaggggggattttctataattttcaataatgtcctggaatgacacaccttcccctttaaggctgcaattagcatggcaggagggaatgacatgctttcttgaggcacataattcaaccaccccgagctccaattgaggtcttaaaggggaaagtgggtcattcatggacattatagaaaaggccccaattggagtggatggtggtggtacagaatgaaatcctttcccctcctccactccaatcgggttctttaaggtggcgggggaata
This genomic stretch from Elgaria multicarinata webbii isolate HBS135686 ecotype San Diego chromosome 10, rElgMul1.1.pri, whole genome shotgun sequence harbors:
- the LOC134405011 gene encoding vomeronasal type-1 receptor 92, which encodes MVCNLICITSIFIYLLSFVGLIGNLTVLFAFISNAIRHKVLQPLDRIIVNMALVNFFLCCYKTIPGLLTLSINKVFSELGCRILLYTYHTLRLISIWSVENLSFLHLIKIRRPNHRWSKFIYRHQGQYVNGTLAGCWVCSILLQIPYMQYEKTVGKSNNTIAFLAISTCLRYTGSFIIMFTTYVSVCLDFVFIILVIVLNGFIIDLLYKHSRKVKATTSIASSGWNKHTAQATKVLLSLLSIYVVCWISNDVAWIAVVSGYIKSNFENDVLYALYGILSSIYYSASSYVVLFGYRKVREYLLEACWCLRCARPTTVQSMSQEEAPQRQTSDTQDR